The Tursiops truncatus isolate mTurTru1 chromosome 6, mTurTru1.mat.Y, whole genome shotgun sequence genome includes a window with the following:
- the EGR3 gene encoding early growth response protein 3 isoform X1, with protein sequence MTGKLAEKLPVTMSSLLNQLPDNLYPEEIPSALNLFSGSSDSVAHYNQMATENVMDIGLTNEKPNPELSYSGSFQPAPGNKTVTYLGKFAFDSPSNWCQDNIISLMSAGILGVPPASGALSTQTSTASMVQPPQGEVEAMYPALPPYSNCSDLYSEPVSFHDPQGNPGLAYSPQDYQSAKPALDSNLFPMIPDYNLYHHPNDMGSIPEHKPFQGMDPIRVNPPPITPLETIKAFKDKQIHPGFGSLPQPPLTLKPIRPRKYPNRPSKTPLHERPHACPAEGCDRRFSRSDELTRHLRIHTGHKPFQCRICMRSFSRSDHLTTHIRTHTGEKPFACEFCGRKFARSDERKRHAKIHLKQKEKKAEKGGAPSASSAAPVSLAPVVTTCA encoded by the exons ATGACCGGCAAACTCGCCGAGAAGCTGCCGGTGACCATGAGCAGTTTGCTAAACCAACTGCCTGACAATCTGTACCCCGAGGAGATCCCCAGCGCGCTCAACCTCTTTTCTGGCAGCAGCGACTCGGTAGCCCATTACAATCAGATGGCTACAG AGAATGTGATGGACATCGGTCTGACCAACGAGAAGCCCAACCCGGAACTCTCTTATTCGGGCTCCTTccagccagcccctggcaacaagACCGTGACCTACTTGGGAAAGTTCGCCTTTGACTCCCCTTCCAACTGGTGCCAGGACAACATCATTAGCCTCATGAGCGCCGGCATCTTGGGGGTGCCCCCGGCCTCTGGGGCACTCAGCACGCAAACCTCCACAGCCAGCATGGTGCAGCCGCCGCAGGGGGAAGTGGAGGCCATGTATCCGGCGCTGCCCCCCTATTCTAACTGCAGTGATCTCTACTCGGAGCCTGTGTCTTTCCACGATCCCCAGGGCAACCCCGGGCTCGCCTATTCCCCCCAGGATTACCAATCGGCCAAACCGGCCTTGGACAGCAATCTCTTCCCCATGATTCCTGACTACAACCTATACCACCACCCCAACGACATGGGCTCCATTCCGGAGCACAAGCCCTTCCAGGGCATGGACCCCATCCGGGTCAACCCGCCCCCTATTACCCCCCTGGAGACCATCAAGGCATTCAAAGACAAGCAGATCCACCCGGGCTTTGGCAGCCTGCCCCAGCCGCCGCTCACGCTCAAGCCCATCCGGCCCCGCAAGTACCCCAACCGACCCAGCAAGACCCCGCTACACGAGCGGCCCCACGCGTGCCCGGCGGAGGGCTGCGACCGCCGTTTCAGCCGCTCGGACGAGCTGACCCGGCATCTGCGCATCCACACGGGCCACAAGCCCTTCCAGTGCCGGATCTGCATGCGGAGCTTCAGCCGCAGCGACCACCTTACCACTCACATCCGCACGCATACGGGCGAGAAGCCCTTTGCCTGCGAATTCTGCGGGCGCAAGTTTGCGCGCAGCGACGAGCGCAAGCGCCACGCCAAAATCCACCTcaagcaaaaggagaagaaggCGGAGAAGGGGGGTGCGCCTTCTGCGTCCTCGGCGGCCCCGGTGTCCCTGGCCCCTGTGGTCACCACCTGCGCCTGA
- the EGR3 gene encoding early growth response protein 3 isoform X2, translating into MEPCAAWSPRGGRENVMDIGLTNEKPNPELSYSGSFQPAPGNKTVTYLGKFAFDSPSNWCQDNIISLMSAGILGVPPASGALSTQTSTASMVQPPQGEVEAMYPALPPYSNCSDLYSEPVSFHDPQGNPGLAYSPQDYQSAKPALDSNLFPMIPDYNLYHHPNDMGSIPEHKPFQGMDPIRVNPPPITPLETIKAFKDKQIHPGFGSLPQPPLTLKPIRPRKYPNRPSKTPLHERPHACPAEGCDRRFSRSDELTRHLRIHTGHKPFQCRICMRSFSRSDHLTTHIRTHTGEKPFACEFCGRKFARSDERKRHAKIHLKQKEKKAEKGGAPSASSAAPVSLAPVVTTCA; encoded by the exons ATGGAGCCATGTGCGGCGTGGAGTCCCCGCGGTGGGAGAG AGAATGTGATGGACATCGGTCTGACCAACGAGAAGCCCAACCCGGAACTCTCTTATTCGGGCTCCTTccagccagcccctggcaacaagACCGTGACCTACTTGGGAAAGTTCGCCTTTGACTCCCCTTCCAACTGGTGCCAGGACAACATCATTAGCCTCATGAGCGCCGGCATCTTGGGGGTGCCCCCGGCCTCTGGGGCACTCAGCACGCAAACCTCCACAGCCAGCATGGTGCAGCCGCCGCAGGGGGAAGTGGAGGCCATGTATCCGGCGCTGCCCCCCTATTCTAACTGCAGTGATCTCTACTCGGAGCCTGTGTCTTTCCACGATCCCCAGGGCAACCCCGGGCTCGCCTATTCCCCCCAGGATTACCAATCGGCCAAACCGGCCTTGGACAGCAATCTCTTCCCCATGATTCCTGACTACAACCTATACCACCACCCCAACGACATGGGCTCCATTCCGGAGCACAAGCCCTTCCAGGGCATGGACCCCATCCGGGTCAACCCGCCCCCTATTACCCCCCTGGAGACCATCAAGGCATTCAAAGACAAGCAGATCCACCCGGGCTTTGGCAGCCTGCCCCAGCCGCCGCTCACGCTCAAGCCCATCCGGCCCCGCAAGTACCCCAACCGACCCAGCAAGACCCCGCTACACGAGCGGCCCCACGCGTGCCCGGCGGAGGGCTGCGACCGCCGTTTCAGCCGCTCGGACGAGCTGACCCGGCATCTGCGCATCCACACGGGCCACAAGCCCTTCCAGTGCCGGATCTGCATGCGGAGCTTCAGCCGCAGCGACCACCTTACCACTCACATCCGCACGCATACGGGCGAGAAGCCCTTTGCCTGCGAATTCTGCGGGCGCAAGTTTGCGCGCAGCGACGAGCGCAAGCGCCACGCCAAAATCCACCTcaagcaaaaggagaagaaggCGGAGAAGGGGGGTGCGCCTTCTGCGTCCTCGGCGGCCCCGGTGTCCCTGGCCCCTGTGGTCACCACCTGCGCCTGA
- the EGR3 gene encoding early growth response protein 3 isoform X3, whose amino-acid sequence MDIGLTNEKPNPELSYSGSFQPAPGNKTVTYLGKFAFDSPSNWCQDNIISLMSAGILGVPPASGALSTQTSTASMVQPPQGEVEAMYPALPPYSNCSDLYSEPVSFHDPQGNPGLAYSPQDYQSAKPALDSNLFPMIPDYNLYHHPNDMGSIPEHKPFQGMDPIRVNPPPITPLETIKAFKDKQIHPGFGSLPQPPLTLKPIRPRKYPNRPSKTPLHERPHACPAEGCDRRFSRSDELTRHLRIHTGHKPFQCRICMRSFSRSDHLTTHIRTHTGEKPFACEFCGRKFARSDERKRHAKIHLKQKEKKAEKGGAPSASSAAPVSLAPVVTTCA is encoded by the coding sequence ATGGACATCGGTCTGACCAACGAGAAGCCCAACCCGGAACTCTCTTATTCGGGCTCCTTccagccagcccctggcaacaagACCGTGACCTACTTGGGAAAGTTCGCCTTTGACTCCCCTTCCAACTGGTGCCAGGACAACATCATTAGCCTCATGAGCGCCGGCATCTTGGGGGTGCCCCCGGCCTCTGGGGCACTCAGCACGCAAACCTCCACAGCCAGCATGGTGCAGCCGCCGCAGGGGGAAGTGGAGGCCATGTATCCGGCGCTGCCCCCCTATTCTAACTGCAGTGATCTCTACTCGGAGCCTGTGTCTTTCCACGATCCCCAGGGCAACCCCGGGCTCGCCTATTCCCCCCAGGATTACCAATCGGCCAAACCGGCCTTGGACAGCAATCTCTTCCCCATGATTCCTGACTACAACCTATACCACCACCCCAACGACATGGGCTCCATTCCGGAGCACAAGCCCTTCCAGGGCATGGACCCCATCCGGGTCAACCCGCCCCCTATTACCCCCCTGGAGACCATCAAGGCATTCAAAGACAAGCAGATCCACCCGGGCTTTGGCAGCCTGCCCCAGCCGCCGCTCACGCTCAAGCCCATCCGGCCCCGCAAGTACCCCAACCGACCCAGCAAGACCCCGCTACACGAGCGGCCCCACGCGTGCCCGGCGGAGGGCTGCGACCGCCGTTTCAGCCGCTCGGACGAGCTGACCCGGCATCTGCGCATCCACACGGGCCACAAGCCCTTCCAGTGCCGGATCTGCATGCGGAGCTTCAGCCGCAGCGACCACCTTACCACTCACATCCGCACGCATACGGGCGAGAAGCCCTTTGCCTGCGAATTCTGCGGGCGCAAGTTTGCGCGCAGCGACGAGCGCAAGCGCCACGCCAAAATCCACCTcaagcaaaaggagaagaaggCGGAGAAGGGGGGTGCGCCTTCTGCGTCCTCGGCGGCCCCGGTGTCCCTGGCCCCTGTGGTCACCACCTGCGCCTGA